Proteins co-encoded in one Kutzneria chonburiensis genomic window:
- a CDS encoding WXG100 family type VII secretion target, which produces MSKANIHPQHLRKSGGKVKQFGGTVKQTGSKLEETGQNLVSHASGDRSGVGSVVAKFTGKATEIAGKVLNEGGRVAEEAGTRLGKTADLYEEADTIAAKNLRKHHPNSKRKVDPPGGSKRAGSPVGKGGGSAKKPKRVPGGGTRPAEKVGSGRGGKDTKAPTVPGGNGEPTRINGRLPGPDSAERRLPDLLDRHGMSGQEFNSIRHRVNQPGGTANISREEALKLRGLREDIKLEAGTPVQKVLSPWAAQHYLDNSTADGFKPKLSGGCFARVVDSEQINSPSGYYEGLRLDYGGTPFSPKDPSVHVLRTSVSDVNQYSIPFGGPTEAGRAKIGGTVDWGDPFTGSGFTGSDRHLVPEWDRQPTPLRNGDEIHEVFADGTSRRVARYITRLGWVKEER; this is translated from the coding sequence GTGAGCAAGGCCAATATCCATCCGCAGCACCTCCGCAAGTCCGGCGGCAAGGTCAAGCAGTTCGGCGGCACCGTCAAGCAGACCGGTTCGAAGCTCGAGGAGACCGGCCAGAACCTCGTCTCCCACGCCTCCGGCGACCGTTCCGGTGTCGGTTCCGTCGTAGCGAAGTTCACCGGCAAGGCCACCGAGATCGCCGGCAAGGTCCTCAACGAGGGCGGCCGGGTCGCCGAGGAGGCCGGCACCCGCCTCGGCAAGACCGCCGACCTCTACGAAGAGGCCGACACCATCGCCGCCAAGAACCTCCGCAAACACCACCCCAACTCCAAGCGCAAGGTCGACCCACCCGGCGGCTCCAAACGCGCCGGCTCGCCCGTCGGCAAGGGCGGCGGCTCCGCCAAGAAACCCAAGCGCGTGCCGGGCGGTGGTACCCGCCCGGCTGAGAAGGTCGGCTCCGGCCGCGGTGGTAAGGACACGAAGGCGCCAACGGTTCCCGGCGGCAACGGCGAGCCCACACGCATCAATGGACGGCTGCCTGGGCCGGACTCCGCCGAACGTCGGCTGCCTGATCTTCTTGATCGACATGGGATGTCGGGGCAGGAGTTCAATTCAATCCGGCACCGTGTCAATCAGCCTGGTGGCACTGCGAATATTAGCCGCGAGGAAGCCTTGAAGCTGCGCGGACTTCGTGAGGATATCAAGCTGGAGGCGGGAACTCCGGTTCAGAAGGTGCTCAGCCCGTGGGCTGCGCAGCACTATCTGGACAACTCGACGGCCGACGGGTTCAAGCCGAAATTGTCCGGCGGTTGCTTTGCGCGCGTGGTCGACTCGGAGCAGATAAACAGTCCGTCCGGATATTACGAAGGGCTGCGTCTGGACTACGGCGGCACACCGTTCTCGCCGAAGGATCCTTCGGTTCATGTCCTTCGGACGAGTGTTAGCGACGTGAATCAGTACTCAATTCCGTTTGGTGGTCCGACCGAAGCTGGGCGGGCGAAGATTGGCGGTACCGTCGACTGGGGCGACCCCTTCACGGGAAGTGGATTCACTGGATCCGACAGGCATCTTGTGCCCGAGTGGGATCGTCAGCCAACTCCCCTGCGGAACGGCGACGAGATACATGAGGTATTTGCCGACGGTACCTCGAGGAGAGTTGCTCGATACATCACCCGCCTTGGTTGGGTTAAAGAGGAGCGATGA
- the map gene encoding type I methionyl aminopeptidase: MIELKTAAEITAMRAAGSVVAAGLAAVRERAAVGVGLKELDAVAAEVLASRGARSSFLNYHPRFAPTPYPAVLCTSINDAVVHGVPNDYKLLDGDVVSIDFGAELDGWHGDAAITFLVGEPDPEDVALVEATELALRKAIEVCRPGNTLGDIGHAIGPIARNAGYGILADHGGHGVGHAMHELPHVPNEGEPGKGMTLHPGLVIAIEPMFMLGGQDTYWTGHDGWTLLTEDGSRAAHFEHTIAITEGDPIVLTAP; this comes from the coding sequence GTGATCGAGCTGAAGACAGCAGCCGAGATAACGGCCATGCGCGCGGCCGGCTCGGTGGTGGCCGCGGGGCTCGCGGCCGTGCGGGAGCGCGCGGCGGTCGGGGTCGGTTTAAAGGAGCTGGACGCGGTGGCGGCGGAGGTGCTGGCCAGCCGGGGCGCCCGCTCCTCGTTCCTGAACTACCACCCGCGCTTCGCGCCGACGCCTTATCCGGCGGTTCTCTGCACGAGCATCAATGATGCTGTCGTGCACGGTGTCCCGAACGACTACAAGCTGCTCGACGGCGACGTGGTCAGCATCGACTTCGGCGCCGAACTGGACGGCTGGCACGGCGACGCGGCCATCACCTTCCTGGTCGGTGAGCCGGACCCGGAGGACGTCGCCCTGGTCGAGGCGACGGAGCTGGCGCTCCGCAAGGCGATCGAGGTCTGCCGCCCGGGCAACACGCTCGGCGACATCGGGCACGCGATCGGCCCCATCGCCCGCAACGCCGGCTACGGCATCCTCGCCGACCACGGCGGCCACGGCGTCGGCCACGCCATGCACGAGCTGCCCCACGTGCCCAACGAGGGCGAGCCGGGCAAGGGCATGACGCTGCACCCGGGCCTGGTGATCGCGATCGAGCCGATGTTCATGCTCGGCGGCCAGGACACCTACTGGACCGGCCACGACGGCTGGACACTGCTCACCGAGGACGGCAGCCGGGCGGCGCACTTCGAGCACACGATCGCCATCACCGAGGGCGACCCGATTGTGCTGACGGCCCCGTGA
- a CDS encoding DedA family protein yields the protein MSVPDGVTAALGLVFLVGFVPLLPTEPVLISCGVLAASGKLPLQWVILTAIASCVLADLVNYGIGRRIGEPAIGRFAHRRTPAAVLDWIKERLARNAEPILIAGRWLPGGGTIGAVLCGSLRFPVRRFALASMIGCTLWCLYATLLGYLGGSLASDDIPLALAVSLGIAALLSLPASMFLRAQRRRAVDVDDDPDLEPIAG from the coding sequence ATGAGCGTTCCGGACGGTGTCACAGCGGCGTTGGGACTGGTGTTCCTCGTCGGCTTCGTGCCGCTGCTGCCCACGGAGCCGGTGCTCATCTCCTGCGGTGTGCTGGCCGCGTCCGGCAAGCTCCCGCTGCAATGGGTGATCCTGACGGCCATCGCCTCGTGTGTGCTGGCCGACCTGGTCAACTATGGCATCGGTCGGCGGATCGGCGAGCCGGCGATCGGGAGGTTCGCCCATCGCCGCACGCCCGCGGCCGTGCTGGACTGGATCAAGGAGCGGCTGGCCCGCAACGCCGAGCCGATCCTGATCGCCGGTCGCTGGCTGCCCGGCGGCGGCACCATCGGGGCCGTGCTCTGCGGCTCGCTGCGCTTCCCGGTCCGCCGGTTCGCGCTGGCCTCGATGATCGGCTGCACGCTCTGGTGCCTGTACGCGACGCTGCTCGGCTACCTCGGCGGCTCGCTGGCCAGCGACGACATCCCGCTGGCCCTGGCCGTGTCGCTGGGTATCGCCGCCTTGCTGAGCCTGCCGGCCAGCATGTTCCTACGGGCCCAGCGGCGTCGGGCCGTCGATGTCGACGACGACCCCGACCTGGAGCCCATCGCCGGCTGA
- a CDS encoding class II aldolase/adducin family protein — MLLADARREVVETCRRAVEDRLVIGTAGNVSVRMGDLVAVTPSGLDYGDLTPELVGVHNLDGTAVEAPLKPTSELAMHLAVYAATGAKAVVHTHSVAAAALSVVVDEVPPVHYYLALLGGRVLVAPYRPFGSDELATVLIDALGDRHACLLGNHGAVTTGDDLAQAYQRAGFLEWVCEVALKVIGSGQPPKLLSDRQMAEATENFIGYGQSAGDGLQVGVVVDIDGPTPLGP, encoded by the coding sequence ATGCTGCTCGCGGACGCCAGGCGGGAAGTCGTCGAGACGTGCCGACGCGCGGTCGAGGACCGGCTGGTCATCGGCACGGCCGGCAACGTCAGCGTCCGCATGGGTGACCTCGTCGCTGTCACGCCGAGTGGCCTGGACTACGGCGACCTGACGCCGGAGCTGGTCGGCGTGCACAACCTGGACGGCACGGCCGTCGAAGCGCCGTTGAAGCCGACGAGTGAGCTGGCGATGCACCTCGCGGTGTACGCCGCGACCGGCGCCAAGGCCGTCGTGCATACGCATTCCGTCGCGGCCGCCGCGTTGTCGGTGGTCGTCGACGAGGTGCCGCCCGTGCACTACTACCTCGCGCTGTTGGGCGGCCGCGTGCTCGTGGCGCCGTATCGACCGTTCGGCTCGGACGAGCTGGCCACGGTCCTGATCGACGCCCTCGGCGACCGGCACGCCTGCCTGCTCGGCAACCACGGCGCCGTGACCACGGGCGATGACCTGGCCCAGGCCTACCAGCGGGCCGGGTTCCTGGAGTGGGTCTGCGAGGTGGCGCTGAAGGTGATCGGCAGCGGGCAGCCGCCCAAGCTGCTCAGCGATCGGCAGATGGCCGAGGCCACCGAGAACTTCATCGGCTACGGCCAGTCAGCCGGCGATGGGCTCCAGGTCGGGGTCGTCGTCGACATCGACGGCCCGACGCCGCTGGGCCCGTAG
- a CDS encoding DedA family protein, whose product MHIDQWIAAIPPLAVYVTIGLIVMIESLGIPIPGEIALVSATLLTIHPSSAVEWEYIAIAASAGAIIGDSIGYSIGRKGGKPLFEWLGRKFPKHFGPSHVATAERAFQKWGMWTVFFGRFIALLRIFAGPLAGALHMRYYKFLIANALGGIVWAAGTTALIHYVGEVAEKWLSGFAWVGLGVAILAGIGISLYIKHRAGKAMAAPAETEEPAELR is encoded by the coding sequence TTGCACATCGACCAGTGGATCGCGGCCATCCCACCGCTCGCGGTGTACGTCACGATCGGCCTGATCGTGATGATCGAGAGCCTCGGCATCCCGATTCCGGGCGAGATCGCCCTGGTCAGCGCCACTTTGCTGACCATCCATCCCAGCTCGGCCGTCGAGTGGGAGTACATCGCCATCGCGGCGTCGGCCGGTGCCATCATCGGCGACTCGATCGGCTACTCGATCGGCCGCAAGGGCGGCAAACCCCTGTTCGAGTGGCTCGGACGCAAGTTCCCGAAGCACTTCGGGCCCAGTCACGTGGCCACCGCGGAGCGGGCGTTCCAGAAGTGGGGCATGTGGACCGTCTTCTTCGGCCGCTTCATCGCCCTGCTGCGCATCTTCGCCGGCCCGCTGGCCGGCGCGCTGCACATGCGCTACTACAAGTTCCTGATCGCCAACGCGCTCGGCGGCATCGTCTGGGCGGCCGGCACGACGGCGCTGATCCACTATGTCGGCGAGGTCGCGGAGAAGTGGCTGAGCGGCTTCGCCTGGGTCGGCCTCGGCGTCGCGATACTGGCCGGCATCGGCATCTCGCTGTACATCAAGCACCGCGCCGGCAAGGCCATGGCCGCCCCGGCCGAGACCGAGGAGCCGGCCGAGCTCCGCTGA
- a CDS encoding helix-turn-helix domain-containing protein yields the protein MGSAAVAAYRELLGAVLRSCREKAGMSPTQATKQLNWYSSVKIARLEAGAIKVPESELERMLELYEVPGGEAEKIRFFGMKARERPSRVLANESTLRAYVAEASEIKTYTDQLLPDLTQTVDYANALLSTSLRTAPSDVGREARERVAAQQPLTDASPPDLHIVTGEPALLRPVGGRRVLRTQLEHLRDLIERPNVTFQVIPIDHGEHAGLGMAFTLLTLAVPAFTTVYTESLTAISYADSRDEVDAYQLAFRRLTEAALPTEDSAKLLDRRIDELVL from the coding sequence ATGGGGTCTGCCGCCGTGGCGGCGTACCGCGAGCTGCTGGGAGCGGTGCTGCGCAGCTGCCGTGAGAAGGCCGGCATGTCGCCGACGCAGGCGACCAAGCAGCTGAACTGGTACAGCAGCGTCAAGATCGCCCGGCTCGAGGCCGGCGCGATCAAGGTCCCGGAGAGCGAGCTGGAGCGCATGCTCGAGCTGTACGAGGTGCCGGGCGGCGAGGCGGAGAAGATCCGGTTCTTCGGCATGAAGGCCCGTGAGCGACCGTCCCGGGTGCTGGCCAACGAGAGCACGCTCCGCGCATACGTGGCCGAGGCGTCGGAGATCAAGACCTATACGGACCAGCTGCTGCCCGACCTGACTCAGACTGTGGACTACGCGAACGCGCTGCTGTCGACGTCGTTGCGCACGGCCCCGTCGGACGTGGGCCGGGAGGCCCGCGAGAGGGTCGCGGCGCAGCAGCCGCTGACCGATGCGAGCCCGCCGGACCTGCACATCGTCACGGGCGAGCCGGCGCTGCTGCGGCCGGTCGGCGGCCGGCGGGTGCTGCGCACGCAGCTGGAGCACCTGCGCGACCTGATCGAACGGCCGAACGTGACGTTCCAGGTGATCCCGATCGACCACGGCGAGCACGCGGGCCTCGGTATGGCGTTCACGCTGCTCACGCTGGCGGTGCCGGCGTTCACGACGGTCTACACGGAGAGCCTGACGGCGATCTCGTACGCGGACTCGCGGGACGAGGTGGACGCCTACCAGCTGGCGTTTCGGCGGCTGACCGAGGCGGCGCTGCCGACGGAGGACTCGGCGAAGCTGCTCGACCGCCGCATCGACGAGCTCGTCCTGTGA